The Bactrocera dorsalis isolate Fly_Bdor chromosome 2, ASM2337382v1, whole genome shotgun sequence region ATTTGTCGTTTGCACGACATGTCGTGCCACATTGTCGGTGCTGGGCGATATGTTTCGTGAACCCGACGGTGAGTTAAATGGACCAAATGCAGATGAGGTAGCGAAGAAAGTAATGCTGGATGTTTGCAAACGCCTAAATTTACAAACTGAAGAAGTCTGTGCTGGACTATTCGACTTGAATTGGGCCTCCTTGAATTATATCATACAGAATACTGTGGCCGAGACCCGCAGCCTATGTGGCATATTGCCAATCAGTTTTTGTCAAGTGAAACAGAATGAATTCAATTTCACACTAACGATCGATGGCAATACTGCTGGCGTTGATGGCCCGAAAAGCAATATACCCGCTAAGAGTGATGCAGATTTGAAAATAGTCCAGTTGACCGATATACATTATGATCCTGAATATGAACCTGGTTCTTTAGCTGATTGTCCAGAGCCGATGTGCTGTCAACGTAGCTCAGCAGCCGCTACGATTGAAACTAGTAAACAGGCTGGTTACTGGGGTGACTATCGTGATTGTGATACACCGTTACATCTGATCGAGAATACATTCGAACACATCCGGGAGACCCACGAGCAGATTGATTATATTTATCATACAGGCGATGTTGTGCCGCATATATACTGGGCCACAACGAAGGATGGAAATAAGGATGTACTAacgaaaataaatcaattgattgaGGAAAAGTTCGATGGTATACCCGTATACCCGAATGTAGGCAACCACGAATCGCATCCATCGAATGTGTAAGAGAGTTTATTAAGACCATATTTAAAATCTATATTATACcgatattatttttgcataGCTTTGGCGCTGCCGATGCTCCGGACGAATTAAACGTCAAGTGGCTTTACGAACATCTCTGGTCGATTTGGTCTCGTTGGTTGCCGACTGATGCCGAACAGACTGTGCTCAAAGGCGGTTATTATACCGCTTCGCCCAAACAAGGCTTCCGTATAATCTCAATAAACAGCAACGAATGTTATCTCTGGAACTGGTGGGTCTATCTTAACGGTAGCATTGTGGTTGAGCAACTGCAATGGTTGCACGATACTTTGCTCGCTGCCGAGAAGGCTGGTGAATATGTGCACATATTGACCCACATACCATCCGGTGATGCGGACTGTTGGACCGTGTGGGCGCGTGAATTCAATCGCATTATAGAACGTTTCAACCACATAATTGGTGGTATCTTCTCTGGACATACGCATGTGGATGAGTTGAATGTGCATTATACGTCGAAGGGTCATGCAGTGAGTGTATCATGGAATGGGGGCAGTTTAACGACTTACTCCAACAAGAACCCAAACTATGTGATATATCAGGTCGAACCAGAGAGTCTGGTATGTAGTTACATATTTTAGTCCAAAGGAATATCGTTGCATATTGATATATCTCTTTATAGCAAGTTGTTGATTATGAAACTTGGATTTTCGACTTAGAGAAGGCAAACGCACAAGGATCGAGCGCCAAGCCTGAGTGGTTTAAGGAATACAGCATCACTGAATTCACAAGTGATCTAAGTCCAGCCGGCTTAGATGCGCTTTTGGATCAACTAGCTGAAAACCCAAAACTCTTAGAAAAGGTAAATCTTAATAATTCTCCcagaaataatatatacattgaAACTCATTTCTAAACTTGCCATTTATTCTTAGTTTTGGCAATACAAGCACACCTCAGCTAATCCACGTTTAGATGATGGTTGCGATAATAAATGCTTGTCTAAAACGCTATGTCGGATGGCAGTAACTGTTTTTGATCAGAAGACGCGCTGCAATCAATTAAAAGCGAAATTGGAAAGCAATGTGAGTATTTGAAGAACCCCGAAAAGTATCAGCATTTTTCTTATACTTCTTAAGGCTTCTGAGTCTTCCAAAAATCGCATGAACTTGGagacacaaatttttaatttctactattattttatattataaagctACCTGCGGTGACCACTGAAAGCCCAACAACTACATCAAGCCCAACAACTGCGTCAAGCCCTGGAACACCAACAACACAGGGCCCAATTACCACAGAAAAACCCGAGGGCGGTACAGCGACTTCAATTTCTGGTGTCCAACTAACAACCATGGCAGCAATTCTACTTGTTGCTCGATTCCTTTACTAAACTCCCTATACACCATTCATTATAAGAATTTAAGGTTAGaatcattaaatgttttgtAATACGCAGCTcatagtcaataaaaataaatgctaagcTGTGACGTCTTTTAAAGAAGTATTTTTTGCttatcttatatttaaaatgtgtGATCGGTTAGATAGATGCCCGATGAACTTTGATATACTTTGggaaataaacatttacttgaAAGAAGATTATTATACAATAATCTTCGGCGATTGTATCCAACAGAAGAATGTACACTGAGACCCTGTAGCACTCTTGGAAAGTTCTCTCGCAGAACTTTTCGTGTTTTTCGACcgcaaatttttggtttttttcgtcaactttcagttctgTCGCGTTTTTTCGTGTATGAATTAATGGATCGAAAATGTTCCCCAAGGTTCCTGTGTGTTACAAGCAGCGCATCTATCATATATGTCCCAGGACAACATACTTTATGCTTGAAGCGGATATTTCTGTCCTCATACGTCCAAAATTTATCCAACATGCCGAATGTAGCGCGGTTCTTGTATATCTGATTACGTATATCATCCTCAATAACAAAATGTATGGACTTGATCTGTAGGACTGGCGTCTTAGCGGTGCTGATAAACATGATTTTTGGCTTATACGGCTTATACCCTTACCCAAAAATAGTTTCATTTGAAGTCCAGAAATCAGTAGTTTTTTTTGCCTTCCGAGGCATTTCTTTTTTCTACTTTCTATACCTATATGTAAGATTAAGTGTCCTCTGCTCAATGCACAAAATAAGAAACCACACAATCCGCGCCAACTACCGCgtgataagcctccttaacatcgcatcTCGATAGAACCTTAGAGCGTTTTGTGTGAACAAACTGACTGGATctcatcagtgtggctttaggctcGGAATtggccagatattcaccatgtgcaaaatcttggaaaacactCGTGGAAAAAGGATCGACACCCACCATCTACTCGTGGATTCAAACTCGtggatttcaaagctacttttgacagcacgaaaaggaact contains the following coding sequences:
- the LOC105231765 gene encoding sphingomyelin phosphodiesterase 1, producing the protein MRFLLLFTGLLALGSAFNLAGVPLSFTEDDAVLSLISDEVARKFAKELKAYVKTGVQSEVFQQISKQLAATHSQKDIFTRNIADLGAADQFVVCTTCRATLSVLGDMFREPDGELNGPNADEVAKKVMLDVCKRLNLQTEEVCAGLFDLNWASLNYIIQNTVAETRSLCGILPISFCQVKQNEFNFTLTIDGNTAGVDGPKSNIPAKSDADLKIVQLTDIHYDPEYEPGSLADCPEPMCCQRSSAAATIETSKQAGYWGDYRDCDTPLHLIENTFEHIRETHEQIDYIYHTGDVVPHIYWATTKDGNKDVLTKINQLIEEKFDGIPVYPNVGNHESHPSNVFGAADAPDELNVKWLYEHLWSIWSRWLPTDAEQTVLKGGYYTASPKQGFRIISINSNECYLWNWWVYLNGSIVVEQLQWLHDTLLAAEKAGEYVHILTHIPSGDADCWTVWAREFNRIIERFNHIIGGIFSGHTHVDELNVHYTSKGHAVSVSWNGGSLTTYSNKNPNYVIYQVEPESLQVVDYETWIFDLEKANAQGSSAKPEWFKEYSITEFTSDLSPAGLDALLDQLAENPKLLEKFWQYKHTSANPRLDDGCDNKCLSKTLCRMAVTVFDQKTRCNQLKAKLESNLPAVTTESPTTTSSPTTASSPGTPTTQGPITTEKPEGGTATSISGVQLTTMAAILLVARFLY